A region of Granulibacter bethesdensis DNA encodes the following proteins:
- a CDS encoding metal ABC transporter permease, which translates to MTVYQAIIEPFVTFGFMRRALLASIALSLGAGPVGVLLLLRRMSLVGDAMSHAVLPGAALGFLAFGLSLPAMGLGGLIAGLAVSLLSGSVSRVTVLKEDAAFASFYLTSLAAGVMIVSLRGSGIDLLHVLFGTILAIDSSSLFLIGTIASVTLITLAIIYRPLVMECFDPGFLFMVSGRGPVIHFIFLFLVVINLVAGFQTLGTLMAVGLMMLPSATARLWTEALPPMMALASAIACLSGLTGLIVSFHLGVASGPSIVLSAAVFYLFSLFFSRHGLLLRGRDA; encoded by the coding sequence ATGACTGTCTATCAGGCAATCATCGAGCCATTCGTCACGTTCGGATTTATGAGGCGCGCCTTGCTGGCCAGCATTGCGCTCAGTCTGGGAGCTGGGCCGGTTGGCGTCCTGCTGCTGCTACGGCGTATGAGTCTGGTTGGTGATGCCATGAGCCATGCCGTGCTGCCCGGCGCGGCGCTGGGCTTTCTGGCATTCGGTCTTTCCCTGCCTGCCATGGGACTGGGCGGGTTGATTGCGGGGCTTGCCGTCTCGCTGTTATCCGGCTCGGTCAGCCGCGTCACCGTGCTGAAAGAGGATGCCGCCTTTGCCAGTTTCTACCTGACCTCACTGGCAGCAGGGGTCATGATCGTCTCCTTGAGGGGATCAGGCATTGATCTGTTGCATGTGCTGTTCGGCACGATTCTGGCGATTGATTCTTCCTCCCTGTTCCTGATCGGCACCATTGCCTCCGTCACACTTATCACTCTGGCGATCATCTACCGCCCGCTGGTGATGGAGTGTTTTGATCCGGGTTTTCTGTTCATGGTCAGCGGGCGAGGGCCGGTGATTCACTTCATTTTCCTGTTTCTGGTGGTTATCAATCTGGTTGCCGGGTTTCAGACGCTAGGGACGCTGATGGCGGTGGGACTGATGATGCTTCCCTCTGCAACCGCACGGCTATGGACAGAAGCTCTGCCGCCGATGATGGCGCTGGCCAGCGCCATTGCCTGTCTGTCCGGGCTGACCGGACTGATTGTTTCTTTCCATCTCGGTGTAGCCTCCGGACCGTCCATCGTCCTGAGTGCCGCCGTTTTCTACCTGTTTTCGTTGTTTTTCAGCCGCCATGGTCTGCTGTTAAGAGGACGCGACGCATGA
- a CDS encoding metal ABC transporter ATP-binding protein — MSMPKNEHSPGARSHGIGGRCSVSLQNVRVTFGRHVAVDGVTGLFDPGSLTAVAGPNGAGKSTLLRSIAGIASLSGGKVDLGGAGRSAIGYLPQVADIDRSFPMTVSDAVLMGAWRRLGLVRGVCETLHSEMRYALAAVGMQGHMDTTIGSLSSGQLQRVLFARLLMQNASLLLLDEPFNAVDAGTTADLLQLINAWHQEGRTVIAVLHDVEQIRRYFPQTLLLARQPIAWGKTQDVLSDANIQHARVLVNGQPSPDSAELL; from the coding sequence ATGAGCATGCCCAAAAACGAACATTCTCCAGGGGCACGTTCTCATGGGATCGGCGGCAGATGCTCTGTTTCCCTGCAGAATGTGCGTGTGACATTTGGCCGCCATGTCGCAGTCGATGGCGTGACCGGCCTGTTTGACCCAGGCAGCCTGACGGCGGTAGCAGGACCGAACGGAGCAGGAAAATCGACCTTGCTACGTAGCATTGCCGGGATTGCGTCTCTGTCAGGAGGCAAGGTTGATCTGGGCGGCGCGGGGCGCTCTGCCATCGGGTACCTGCCGCAGGTTGCAGATATTGATCGCTCTTTTCCCATGACGGTCTCCGACGCCGTGCTGATGGGGGCGTGGCGTCGTCTTGGACTGGTACGGGGTGTCTGCGAGACCCTCCATTCAGAAATGAGATATGCCCTCGCTGCGGTCGGAATGCAGGGGCATATGGACACCACGATCGGCTCCCTGTCTTCCGGGCAATTGCAAAGGGTGCTGTTTGCGCGGCTGCTGATGCAGAATGCCAGCCTTCTTCTGCTGGATGAGCCATTCAATGCCGTTGATGCGGGAACAACGGCGGATCTGCTCCAGTTGATCAATGCATGGCATCAGGAAGGGCGCACTGTCATCGCCGTTCTGCATGATGTGGAACAGATACGCCGGTATTTTCCGCAAACCTTGCTGCTGGCGCGCCAACCCATCGCGTGGGGGAAAACGCAGGATGTCCTGTCCGACGCTAATATCCAGCATGCACGGGTGCTGGTGAATGGCCAGCCCTCTCCTGATTCGGCCGAGCTGCTGTAG
- a CDS encoding alpha/beta fold hydrolase, which produces MQAPSWHADTAAAPPDSITTRHIIPWRWQRHVIGIATETIGEGHPVLMLPAFSTISTMDEMRPLARRLAADGYACTLIDWPGFGASSRARLHYSPAFYHACLAFLADRLLPVDGECSILAAGHAAGYALACAADRPWVKRLVLLAPTWQGPLKVMGMRPAFRAAIRTLIRAPGIGQILYHLNTHHRVIGAMMRRHVYDETITNARISAKQAVARQPGARYASASFVTGGLDPVATRDAFRAMLDRFGGRALILCGDATPPRSRSDMQAVEPTPSRMVLWSKGALAMHEEHAATLSPHIVAFLG; this is translated from the coding sequence ATGCAGGCCCCTTCCTGGCACGCTGATACGGCAGCAGCACCCCCCGATTCCATTACAACGCGGCACATCATCCCATGGCGGTGGCAGCGCCATGTGATTGGTATTGCTACTGAAACAATCGGGGAGGGGCATCCTGTTCTGATGCTGCCAGCCTTCAGTACGATCTCGACGATGGATGAAATGCGGCCACTGGCTCGCAGGCTGGCGGCGGATGGCTATGCCTGCACATTGATTGACTGGCCGGGGTTCGGGGCCTCCAGCCGGGCCAGACTACATTATTCTCCGGCCTTCTATCATGCCTGTCTGGCTTTTCTGGCCGATCGACTGCTCCCTGTCGACGGAGAATGCTCCATTCTGGCGGCAGGACATGCTGCAGGATATGCCCTGGCCTGTGCTGCCGATCGCCCATGGGTGAAGCGGCTGGTGCTGCTGGCACCGACATGGCAAGGCCCCTTGAAGGTGATGGGCATGCGGCCAGCCTTCCGGGCGGCAATCCGCACCCTGATCCGCGCACCCGGTATCGGTCAGATCCTGTATCATCTGAACACACATCATCGCGTGATCGGCGCCATGATGCGCAGGCACGTTTATGATGAGACGATCACCAATGCCCGTATATCGGCGAAGCAGGCTGTCGCCCGGCAACCCGGTGCACGCTATGCATCGGCCTCCTTCGTGACTGGCGGGCTGGACCCCGTAGCAACGCGGGATGCATTCCGGGCCATGCTCGACCGGTTTGGCGGCAGGGCGCTTATTTTGTGTGGAGATGCCACGCCACCGCGTTCACGCTCCGACATGCAGGCGGTCGAACCGACGCCGTCCAGGATGGTGCTATGGAGCAAGGGAGCCCTGGCCATGCATGAAGAACATGCAGCCACTCTGTCCCCCCATATTGTGGCCTTTTTGGGGTAA
- a CDS encoding Fur family transcriptional regulator — MSEKAVAEALAAADAICLRAGSRFTRQRRTVLAVLLEAGMPLSAYDLLDRLRPLDPMVKPVTVYRALDFLLAEGLVHRLETTRSYVACAHPDHPHAVQFLICRSCGKVVEAHDRTIAKATAELGRSRGFVLDQPTVELTGQCSDCVEGHRHDRGEQDEDAHDQGGEHSGCPICQPV; from the coding sequence ATGAGCGAAAAAGCAGTCGCGGAAGCACTGGCAGCCGCCGATGCCATCTGTCTGCGTGCAGGCAGCCGCTTCACCCGGCAAAGGCGGACAGTTCTGGCAGTTCTGCTGGAGGCAGGCATGCCTTTATCAGCCTATGATCTGCTTGACCGGCTGCGACCGCTTGATCCCATGGTCAAGCCGGTTACCGTTTACCGGGCGCTGGATTTTCTGCTGGCAGAAGGGCTGGTGCATCGTCTGGAAACAACCCGATCCTATGTGGCCTGTGCCCATCCGGACCATCCACATGCGGTGCAGTTTCTGATCTGCCGATCCTGTGGCAAGGTTGTGGAAGCACATGATCGGACCATCGCCAAAGCCACTGCCGAGCTGGGGCGATCAAGAGGCTTTGTACTGGATCAGCCGACTGTGGAGTTGACAGGGCAGTGTAGTGACTGTGTCGAAGGCCACAGACATGATCGTGGCGAGCAAGATGAAGATGCCCATGATCAGGGTGGTGAACATTCCGGTTGCCCCATATGCCAGCCCGTGTAA
- a CDS encoding carbohydrate porin has protein sequence MMRPYVANLLNWRSVALSATIWCGFATSSHAQSILGFGDLSDSFSLIPPPTFAAPEANQQMPLAVAPPLAENETYDGPLWDRDYLIGDPFHMRTYLNEKGVNISMMEQSEVLGNLTGGLHTGAVYDGLTSIALTTNLEKLAGIPGLQFNVSAFHFHGRSITQDNLSDLNTASGLEADRGFRLNELWLDQSLWDGLFSLRLGQQSVDNEFMISYYSMLFINGGFGWPTLPSVDLPNGGNAFPLPTPGIRLRFQPRPEYTLLIGAYSGNPGNYVTNPSGTAFPINDGLFAIVEFQYDLHHDGKDGLPGFYHLGSYYNSASFNNAASTVGLSPALNGSAILAYRNDWAVYFSADQMLYREKDTEDQGLGTFIEIISAPSDRNLVSFNVNAGFTYKGLIPKRNLDTIGISVAYSRVSDGKENGFIPLQNSVVQKGSETVFELTYQASVTHWWLVQPDLQYVFNPSAGLALPTNPSTRIRNELIMGLRTTITF, from the coding sequence ATGATGAGACCGTATGTGGCAAATCTTTTAAACTGGCGGTCAGTGGCGCTCTCTGCCACGATCTGGTGTGGCTTTGCTACATCGTCCCATGCCCAGTCCATTCTCGGTTTTGGCGATCTTTCTGACAGCTTCAGCCTGATCCCGCCACCGACTTTCGCCGCCCCTGAAGCCAACCAGCAGATGCCATTGGCGGTTGCACCACCGCTTGCCGAAAACGAAACCTATGACGGACCGCTATGGGATCGTGATTACCTGATCGGTGATCCGTTCCATATGCGCACCTATCTCAACGAGAAAGGTGTCAACATTTCGATGATGGAGCAGAGCGAAGTGCTCGGCAACCTGACCGGTGGTTTGCATACGGGGGCTGTCTATGATGGCCTGACTTCCATCGCTCTGACTACAAATCTCGAAAAACTGGCCGGTATTCCTGGTCTTCAGTTCAACGTCAGCGCGTTTCACTTCCATGGGCGCAGTATTACGCAGGATAATTTGTCAGACCTGAATACTGCAAGTGGACTGGAAGCGGATCGCGGCTTCAGACTCAATGAATTATGGCTGGATCAATCACTTTGGGATGGGCTGTTTTCTCTGCGCCTGGGTCAGCAATCTGTCGATAATGAGTTCATGATCAGCTATTACTCCATGCTGTTCATCAATGGTGGTTTTGGCTGGCCGACACTGCCCTCGGTCGATCTGCCCAATGGCGGCAACGCCTTTCCCCTGCCGACGCCAGGTATCCGACTGCGTTTCCAGCCCCGCCCGGAATATACCCTGCTGATCGGGGCATACAGTGGTAATCCCGGCAATTACGTCACAAACCCCTCCGGCACGGCTTTTCCTATCAATGACGGCCTGTTTGCGATCGTCGAGTTTCAATACGATCTGCATCATGACGGAAAAGACGGGCTCCCAGGATTTTATCATCTGGGAAGCTATTATAACTCGGCTTCTTTCAATAATGCCGCTTCAACGGTTGGCCTTTCGCCAGCCTTAAATGGCAGTGCGATCCTGGCTTATCGTAACGACTGGGCCGTGTATTTCAGCGCCGATCAGATGCTTTATCGTGAAAAAGATACTGAAGATCAGGGCTTGGGCACTTTTATTGAAATTATTTCAGCCCCTTCCGACCGCAACCTCGTCTCATTCAACGTCAATGCGGGATTTACCTATAAAGGACTGATTCCAAAAAGAAACCTCGATACAATCGGTATTTCTGTTGCCTATTCCCGTGTTTCTGACGGTAAGGAAAACGGATTTATTCCGTTACAGAATAGCGTGGTTCAGAAAGGGTCTGAAACGGTTTTCGAATTGACCTATCAGGCAAGCGTAACGCATTGGTGGCTGGTTCAGCCGGATTTGCAGTATGTTTTCAATCCCAGCGCGGGGCTGGCTCTTCCCACCAATCCATCCACTCGTATCAGGAATGAGTTGATAATGGGGCTGAGAACGACCATCACCTTCTGA
- a CDS encoding ATP-binding protein, whose amino-acid sequence MTFGIDLGTTRDGTTARLDLEELLATRLLVQGNSGSGKSHLLRRMLEQSANWVQQAIIDPEGEFVTLAESYNHLIIQAEGRSEAWLQRTAERVRQHRASVVLSLEGLDADIQMRAAAAFLGGLFDADRDHWFPMLVVVDEAQLFAPAAAGEVSDEARRASLGAMTNLMARGRKRGLAGIIATQRLAKLAKNVAAEASNFLMGRTFLDIDMARAADLLGLERRQAEMFRDLQRGQFISLGPALSRRPLQIQIGSVQTGARAALPTLTPLPPVAAEEVRDLVLSGPEPEARPLPPRRPTAPPPLDVAEQLARFQPAQNTLPLPLTEQEQEERDRKVRDILRDILDDPEAGFRPLSVLYQDFLVRCRIHAVTGDAPALPQFRAMLATARAGIDAETEAGGPWQSAVERSLMLPDDMRGVFLMLARAALERSPCPSDEDIARAYGTRSLGRARRLLGYMEEKNLLVLRNDRSGLRILTMVELGWETAPAAA is encoded by the coding sequence ATGACGTTCGGGATCGACTTGGGAACCACGCGGGACGGTACGACTGCCCGGCTTGATCTTGAAGAACTTCTGGCAACCCGTTTGCTGGTACAGGGAAATTCCGGTTCCGGTAAATCGCATTTACTGCGCCGTATGCTGGAGCAAAGCGCAAACTGGGTGCAACAGGCCATTATCGACCCCGAAGGGGAGTTCGTCACCCTCGCTGAGTCCTATAACCATCTGATTATTCAGGCAGAAGGCCGCAGCGAGGCATGGCTTCAGAGAACGGCAGAACGGGTGAGGCAGCATCGCGCTTCTGTCGTACTCAGTCTGGAAGGGCTGGATGCCGATATTCAGATGCGGGCTGCCGCAGCTTTTCTGGGAGGCTTGTTTGATGCCGACCGGGATCACTGGTTTCCCATGCTGGTGGTGGTCGATGAGGCCCAGCTTTTCGCTCCGGCGGCGGCAGGCGAGGTTTCTGATGAAGCACGCCGCGCTTCACTCGGGGCCATGACGAACCTGATGGCACGGGGGCGCAAGCGCGGTCTGGCCGGGATTATCGCCACGCAGCGACTGGCGAAGCTGGCCAAAAACGTTGCGGCAGAAGCCTCCAATTTTCTGATGGGCCGCACTTTTCTGGATATCGACATGGCCCGTGCTGCCGATCTGCTGGGGCTGGAGCGCCGTCAGGCGGAAATGTTCCGTGACCTTCAGCGCGGACAATTCATTTCTCTGGGGCCAGCCCTGTCACGCCGTCCCTTGCAAATCCAGATTGGCAGCGTACAGACAGGCGCCAGAGCAGCCCTGCCCACTCTTACCCCTCTGCCCCCGGTTGCGGCTGAAGAGGTGCGGGATCTGGTTTTGTCAGGACCAGAGCCGGAGGCAAGGCCACTGCCGCCTCGTCGGCCGACCGCCCCGCCACCATTGGATGTTGCCGAGCAACTGGCCCGCTTCCAGCCAGCCCAGAATACGCTACCGCTTCCCCTGACGGAGCAGGAGCAGGAGGAGCGTGATCGTAAGGTACGGGATATTCTGCGCGATATTCTGGATGATCCAGAGGCAGGATTCAGGCCGCTCAGCGTGCTGTATCAGGATTTTCTGGTACGCTGCCGTATCCATGCGGTCACCGGGGATGCTCCTGCGCTGCCCCAGTTCCGCGCTATGCTGGCAACGGCCCGCGCCGGAATAGATGCGGAAACCGAGGCCGGTGGTCCATGGCAATCGGCCGTGGAACGCAGCCTGATGCTGCCTGACGACATGCGCGGCGTTTTCCTGATGCTGGCCCGAGCGGCTCTTGAAAGATCACCGTGCCCCTCTGATGAAGACATTGCCCGGGCCTATGGGACACGCTCGCTCGGGCGGGCCAGACGGCTGCTGGGCTATATGGAGGAGAAGAACCTCCTGGTGCTGCGTAATGACCGGTCTGGCCTGCGAATTCTCACAATGGTCGAACTCGGCTGGGAAACTGCCCCTGCCGCCGCATGA
- the msrP gene encoding protein-methionine-sulfoxide reductase catalytic subunit MsrP, whose amino-acid sequence MPIIVRPDWAISEARVSPEKNRLGRRTLLQTALVAPALGTAMYGTQSHAAGSSPALKTGIPSAGRPLSAEKDVLSYNNFYEFGSTKDIVSAAQAMKLHPWSLAIDGMVAKPRTIAFEELLGKMKVEERIYRHRCVEAWSMTVPWTGFPLADLVALAEPLSGARYVVFKTRMEPDQMPGLAQIWYPWPYTEGLAMDEATHPLAFIATGLYGKPLSPQNGAPLRLVVPWKYGFKSAKSLASISFTDQRPKTFWEQTGPREYGFWANVNPDVPHPRWSQASERLIGSDERVPTLLYNGYAEQVASLYTGRSREKLFM is encoded by the coding sequence ATGCCAATTATCGTTCGACCAGACTGGGCTATATCCGAAGCGCGTGTATCGCCAGAGAAAAACCGCCTCGGTCGTCGCACTCTTTTGCAGACGGCTCTGGTGGCGCCTGCGCTGGGGACTGCCATGTATGGCACCCAGTCTCATGCAGCCGGATCTTCTCCTGCTTTAAAAACCGGTATTCCATCAGCAGGCCGCCCGCTTTCGGCTGAAAAGGACGTTCTCAGCTATAATAATTTTTATGAATTCGGTTCTACCAAAGACATTGTAAGCGCTGCCCAGGCCATGAAACTGCATCCATGGTCTTTGGCCATTGATGGCATGGTAGCAAAACCCCGCACCATCGCCTTTGAAGAGCTGCTGGGGAAAATGAAGGTGGAGGAACGTATCTACCGCCATCGCTGCGTTGAGGCGTGGAGCATGACAGTGCCATGGACGGGATTTCCGCTTGCCGATCTCGTCGCACTGGCAGAACCGCTTTCCGGGGCGCGCTATGTCGTGTTCAAAACCAGAATGGAGCCGGACCAGATGCCCGGCCTGGCCCAGATATGGTACCCATGGCCCTATACGGAAGGACTGGCGATGGATGAGGCCACTCATCCACTGGCTTTCATTGCAACAGGGCTGTACGGAAAGCCGCTCTCTCCCCAGAATGGTGCTCCGTTGCGCCTGGTCGTGCCGTGGAAATATGGTTTCAAATCTGCCAAATCCCTGGCCAGCATCAGCTTTACTGATCAGCGTCCCAAGACTTTCTGGGAACAGACCGGCCCTCGGGAATACGGGTTCTGGGCCAACGTCAATCCGGATGTGCCGCATCCGCGCTGGAGTCAGGCATCAGAACGGCTGATTGGCAGCGATGAACGCGTGCCGACCCTGCTCTATAATGGTTATGCGGAACAGGTCGCGTCTCTTTATACGGGGCGGAGCCGTGAGAAGCTTTTCATGTAG
- a CDS encoding peptidylprolyl isomerase, which produces MSETEAQAADPNNLVYLDLPYGRVVIELRPDLAPKHVERVKELCREHFYDNTPFHRVIEGFMAQGGDPTGTGSGGSKLPDLPAEFTDDAHFLRGTVGAARTQNPNSANSQFFIMFAPAPSLDGQYTIWGKVIQGMEFVDKIKRGSGASGMVQNPDRIVKMRLASDPQ; this is translated from the coding sequence ATGAGCGAGACCGAAGCCCAAGCGGCTGACCCTAACAATCTGGTTTACCTCGACCTGCCTTATGGTCGCGTGGTCATCGAACTGCGCCCCGACCTGGCGCCGAAGCATGTCGAACGCGTCAAGGAACTGTGTCGCGAGCATTTTTATGACAACACCCCCTTCCATCGTGTGATCGAAGGCTTCATGGCGCAGGGTGGCGACCCGACCGGAACCGGTTCGGGTGGCAGCAAGCTGCCTGATCTGCCTGCCGAATTCACTGATGACGCGCATTTCCTGCGCGGCACAGTCGGTGCAGCCCGGACCCAGAACCCGAACAGTGCGAACAGCCAGTTCTTTATCATGTTCGCTCCGGCCCCCAGCCTGGATGGCCAGTATACCATCTGGGGCAAGGTCATTCAGGGCATGGAATTCGTGGACAAGATCAAGCGCGGCTCTGGTGCCAGCGGCATGGTCCAGAATCCCGACCGTATCGTAAAGATGCGCCTGGCTAGCGATCCGCAGTAA
- the coaD gene encoding pantetheine-phosphate adenylyltransferase, with translation MTESAQGKMLRTGVYPGTFDPVTNGHLDVITRAARMFDRLVIGVAANIGKNPVFPLEERVDLVRAETVTLGEKTGTTIEVVPFSSLLIDFARQHGASIIVRGLRAVSDFDYEVQMAGTNYRLAPDIETVFLMASERHQFISSRFVKEIARLGGDISTFVPPLTLQRTLARVRTSSVPDPERPV, from the coding sequence ATGACTGAGTCGGCACAGGGCAAGATGCTGCGCACCGGCGTCTATCCCGGTACGTTCGATCCAGTGACGAACGGCCACCTGGACGTCATTACCCGTGCCGCCCGGATGTTCGACCGTCTGGTGATCGGTGTGGCTGCCAATATCGGCAAAAATCCGGTTTTTCCGCTGGAGGAGCGGGTGGATCTGGTTCGTGCCGAAACGGTTACGCTGGGGGAAAAAACTGGAACCACCATTGAGGTGGTGCCGTTTTCCTCGCTACTGATTGACTTCGCCCGCCAGCATGGTGCCAGTATCATCGTCCGTGGTCTGCGTGCGGTGTCGGATTTCGATTACGAGGTACAGATGGCAGGCACTAATTATCGCCTGGCACCAGATATCGAGACAGTGTTTCTGATGGCGAGTGAACGTCACCAGTTCATTTCCTCCCGCTTCGTGAAGGAAATCGCGCGGCTGGGGGGGGATATTTCCACTTTTGTGCCCCCCCTGACATTGCAGCGTACGCTTGCGCGTGTCAGGACGTCTTCGGTCCCTGACCCGGAAAGGCCCGTCTGA